A portion of the Bacteroides faecium genome contains these proteins:
- a CDS encoding DUF4286 family protein, which yields MLIYNTTFQVDDAIHDNFLIWLKESYIPEVQKHGTLKTPRICRILSHREDGTSYSLQWEVESSGLLHRWHLEQGTRLNDELAKIFKDKVIGFPTLMEIIE from the coding sequence ATGCTGATTTATAATACTACTTTTCAGGTGGACGATGCCATCCACGATAATTTTTTGATTTGGCTAAAAGAGTCTTATATCCCCGAAGTACAAAAACACGGAACGCTGAAAACGCCGCGCATTTGCCGGATCCTGAGTCATCGGGAAGATGGAACTTCATATTCTTTGCAGTGGGAAGTAGAGAGCAGCGGATTGTTGCATCGTTGGCATCTGGAACAGGGGACGCGTTTGAATGACGAACTGGCAAAAATATTTAAAGACAAGGTAATCGGATTTCCGACATTAATGGAGATAATAGAGTGA
- a CDS encoding ABC transporter substrate-binding protein has protein sequence MKRPTLLFYLIFFFLCSCQSKKGENSFLPLSELQPLTLGMMPTLEGLPFHIAKSEGIYDSLGLDLTILPFNSADDRDAAFQTGQMDGMITDYPSAIVLQAIHHTDLGLILKNDGYFCFIVSKKSRINQLEELGNKNIAVSRNTVIEYASDLLLGKAGMSYTEVNKPEISQTPLRLQMLQCNQIDASFLPDPAASIAMNSKHRSLISTQELGIDFTATAFSRKVIDEKRREIGLLVTGYNLGVDYIKMHPQKEWEHVLIEIGVPESLTGLIALPNYQKATRPSAEGVEKAMRWLKENRRIPETYSEKNLIDTTYTPNSDHNQITTIK, from the coding sequence ATGAAAAGACCGACTCTCCTGTTTTACCTTATCTTTTTCTTCCTTTGCTCCTGCCAGAGTAAAAAAGGAGAAAACTCTTTTTTGCCTCTATCCGAACTACAACCACTCACTCTGGGCATGATGCCTACCTTGGAAGGATTGCCTTTCCACATAGCCAAATCCGAAGGCATCTATGATTCATTGGGACTGGATTTAACCATTCTTCCATTCAACTCCGCCGACGACAGGGATGCCGCCTTTCAAACCGGACAAATGGATGGGATGATAACCGATTACCCCAGTGCAATAGTACTTCAAGCCATTCATCACACTGACTTGGGACTTATCCTGAAGAATGACGGTTATTTCTGCTTTATCGTTTCCAAAAAGAGCCGTATCAATCAGTTGGAAGAACTTGGAAACAAGAATATCGCCGTATCCCGTAACACTGTTATCGAATATGCGAGCGACTTGTTATTAGGTAAAGCCGGCATGAGTTATACGGAAGTGAATAAGCCCGAAATCAGCCAGACTCCTCTCCGCCTGCAAATGCTACAATGCAATCAAATTGATGCTTCATTCCTGCCCGACCCTGCCGCATCTATTGCGATGAACAGCAAGCACCGTTCATTAATAAGTACACAGGAACTGGGAATTGATTTTACCGCTACTGCCTTTTCACGGAAAGTTATCGACGAGAAAAGAAGGGAAATCGGGCTGCTTGTCACAGGCTATAACCTGGGAGTGGATTATATAAAGATGCACCCGCAAAAAGAATGGGAGCATGTATTGATTGAAATAGGTGTGCCGGAGAGTCTGACAGGACTTATCGCACTCCCCAACTACCAAAAAGCGACACGTCCTTCGGCTGAAGGCGTAGAAAAAGCCATGCGTTGGTTGAAAGAAAACCGGCGGATACCTGAAACTTATTCGGAAAAGAATCTGATAGACACTACTTATACCCCCAACAGCGACCATAATCAAATAACAACAATCAAATAA
- the pulA gene encoding type I pullulanase, which translates to MGINYSAILGVTTVATVMSCSSAKKEYASFELYPVRPGSLIEMEYAPEATKFTLWSPTAEEVRLMLYDEGEGGHAYETVKMEPGENGTWTTVVNKDLLDKFYAFNVKINDKWQGDTPGINARAVGVNGKRAAIIDWKTTNPEGWESDQRPPLKSPADMIIYEMHHRDFSVDSTSGIKNKGKYLALTEHGTMNSDKLLTGIDHLIELGVTHVHLLPSYDYASVDETKLDENQYNWGYDPLNYNVPDGSYATDPYQPATRVREFKQMVQALHKAGIRVIMDVVYNHTFNTAESNFERTVPGYFYRQKEDGTLANGSGCGNETASERPMMRKFMIESVLYWMKEYHIDGFRFDLMGVHDIETMNEIRKAVNEVDPTICIYGEGWAAETPQYPADSLAMKGNVAQMPGIAVFSDELRDGLCGSVWEKTKGAFLAGVPGGENSVKFGIVGAVEHPQIHYDSVNYSQQPWAEQPVQMISYVSCHDGLCLTDRLKASMPGITPEQLVRLDKLAQTVVFTSQGIPFIYAGEEVMRDKQGVDNSYKSPDAVNAIDWRRKTTNGDVFMYYKRLIDLRKSHPAFRMGDADKVRKHLEFLPVEGKNLIAFRLKDHANGDRWGDIVVAYNSRTTPARLEVPAGKYTVVCKDGVIDVRGLGTQTGPEVIVPGQSALIMYK; encoded by the coding sequence ATGGGAATTAATTATTCAGCAATATTAGGGGTGACTACAGTGGCAACAGTGATGAGTTGTTCTTCCGCGAAAAAGGAATATGCTTCCTTCGAGCTATATCCGGTTCGCCCGGGAAGTCTTATCGAAATGGAATATGCGCCGGAAGCAACCAAGTTCACTCTTTGGTCGCCGACAGCCGAAGAAGTACGCCTGATGCTTTATGATGAAGGCGAAGGCGGTCATGCCTACGAAACAGTAAAGATGGAACCTGGTGAAAACGGAACCTGGACGACCGTAGTGAACAAGGATTTGCTCGATAAATTCTATGCCTTCAACGTGAAAATCAACGATAAATGGCAGGGAGACACACCGGGCATCAATGCCCGTGCCGTCGGAGTGAACGGAAAACGTGCCGCTATCATTGACTGGAAAACGACGAACCCCGAAGGGTGGGAGAGCGACCAGCGTCCGCCGTTGAAATCTCCTGCCGATATGATTATCTACGAAATGCACCATCGTGACTTTTCCGTCGATTCTACTTCGGGAATAAAGAACAAAGGAAAATACCTCGCGCTGACCGAACACGGCACGATGAATTCGGATAAGCTGCTGACCGGCATCGACCATCTGATTGAGTTAGGCGTGACACACGTGCATCTCCTTCCTTCCTATGATTATGCTTCCGTAGACGAAACAAAACTGGACGAAAACCAGTACAACTGGGGATATGACCCGCTGAACTACAATGTCCCGGACGGCTCGTACGCAACAGACCCTTATCAGCCTGCCACCCGTGTGAGAGAATTCAAGCAAATGGTGCAGGCATTGCACAAAGCCGGTATCCGGGTGATAATGGACGTAGTCTACAATCATACTTTTAATACGGCGGAGAGCAACTTCGAACGTACCGTTCCCGGTTATTTTTACCGCCAGAAAGAAGACGGTACTTTGGCGAACGGTTCGGGATGCGGCAATGAGACGGCAAGCGAGCGACCCATGATGCGTAAGTTTATGATAGAATCCGTTCTCTACTGGATGAAGGAATACCATATCGACGGTTTCCGCTTTGACCTGATGGGAGTCCATGACATTGAGACAATGAACGAAATCCGCAAAGCGGTGAATGAAGTAGACCCTACTATCTGTATCTACGGTGAAGGTTGGGCAGCCGAGACTCCCCAATATCCTGCTGATTCCTTGGCAATGAAAGGAAATGTCGCGCAAATGCCCGGAATAGCTGTTTTCTCCGACGAACTGCGTGACGGACTCTGCGGGTCGGTTTGGGAGAAGACCAAAGGAGCTTTTCTTGCCGGCGTTCCGGGGGGAGAAAATAGCGTTAAGTTCGGTATTGTCGGAGCCGTAGAGCATCCGCAGATACATTATGATTCAGTGAATTACAGTCAGCAGCCGTGGGCGGAACAGCCTGTTCAAATGATTAGCTACGTCTCCTGCCACGATGGGTTATGCCTGACAGACCGCTTGAAAGCGAGTATGCCGGGGATTACTCCCGAACAGCTTGTCCGTCTTGATAAATTGGCGCAGACGGTAGTCTTTACTTCGCAAGGTATCCCGTTTATCTATGCCGGCGAGGAAGTGATGCGTGACAAACAGGGAGTGGACAACAGTTATAAAAGCCCGGATGCAGTCAACGCCATTGACTGGAGACGCAAGACAACGAATGGAGACGTTTTCATGTATTACAAACGGCTGATTGACCTTCGTAAATCCCATCCTGCCTTCCGTATGGGAGATGCGGACAAGGTTCGGAAGCATTTGGAATTTCTTCCCGTAGAGGGCAAGAATCTGATTGCGTTCCGCCTGAAAGACCATGCGAACGGGGATCGTTGGGGCGATATTGTCGTAGCCTATAACTCCCGTACTACTCCCGCCCGTCTTGAAGTGCCTGCCGGCAAATACACAGTCGTGTGCAAAGACGGCGTGATAGACGTCCGCGGACTGGGAACGCAAACAGGGCCGGAAGTGATTGTTCCCGGTCAGTCTGCGCTGATTATGTATAAGTAA
- the pheS gene encoding phenylalanine--tRNA ligase subunit alpha, which translates to MIAKIEQLLKEVEALHASNAEELEALRIKFLSKKGAINDLMADFRNVAAEQKKEVGMRLNELKTKAQDKINALKEQFESQDNGCDGLDLTRSAYPVKLGTRHPLTIVKNEVIDIFARLGFSIAEGPEIEDDWHVFSALNFAEDHPARDMQDTFFIEAHPDVVLRTHTSSVQTRVMETSKPPIRIICPGRVYRNEAISYRAHCFFHQVEALYIDKDVSFTDLKQALLLFAKEMFGADTKIRLRPSYFPFTEPSAEMDISCNICGGKGCPFCKHTGWVEILGCGMVDPNVLESNGIDSKVYSGYALGMGIERITNLKYQVKDLRMFSENDTRFLKEFEAAY; encoded by the coding sequence ATGATAGCTAAGATTGAACAACTTCTGAAAGAGGTGGAAGCCTTGCATGCCTCCAATGCCGAAGAACTCGAAGCTCTCCGCATCAAATTCCTTAGCAAGAAGGGAGCCATTAACGATTTAATGGCGGATTTCCGTAACGTAGCCGCCGAACAGAAAAAGGAAGTCGGCATGAGACTGAATGAACTGAAAACCAAAGCGCAGGATAAAATCAATGCGCTGAAAGAGCAGTTCGAGAGTCAGGACAATGGTTGCGACGGACTGGATTTGACACGTTCGGCTTATCCCGTGAAACTGGGTACACGCCACCCGCTTACCATTGTAAAGAACGAAGTCATTGATATTTTTGCCCGTTTGGGATTCAGCATCGCTGAAGGCCCTGAAATCGAAGACGACTGGCATGTGTTCTCGGCACTGAACTTTGCCGAAGACCATCCGGCACGCGATATGCAGGATACTTTCTTTATCGAAGCTCACCCGGACGTAGTATTGCGTACGCATACTTCTTCTGTGCAGACCCGTGTGATGGAAACTTCAAAACCTCCTATCCGCATCATTTGCCCGGGACGTGTATATCGTAACGAAGCTATCAGCTACCGTGCACACTGTTTCTTCCACCAGGTAGAAGCTCTGTATATAGACAAAGATGTATCGTTCACCGACCTGAAACAGGCATTGCTGCTTTTCGCCAAAGAAATGTTCGGCGCGGATACGAAGATTCGCTTGCGTCCGTCCTATTTCCCGTTCACTGAACCTAGTGCCGAAATGGATATTAGCTGTAATATCTGCGGTGGAAAAGGTTGTCCGTTCTGCAAGCACACCGGTTGGGTGGAAATCCTCGGTTGCGGTATGGTAGACCCGAACGTGCTTGAATCCAACGGCATCGACAGCAAAGTGTACAGCGGTTATGCCCTCGGTATGGGTATCGAACGTATCACGAACCTGAAATATCAGGTGAAAGACCTTCGTATGTTCTCCGAAAACGACACACGCTTCCTGAAAGAATTCGAAGCGGCATACTAA
- a CDS encoding phosphoglycerate kinase, which yields MQTIDKFNFAGKKAFVRVDFNVPLDENFNITDDTRMRAALPTLKKILADGGSIIIGSHLGRPKGVADKFSLKHIIKHLSELLGVEVQFANDCMGEEAAVKAAALQPGEVLLLENLRFYAEEEGKPRGLAEDATDEEKAAAKKAVKESQKEFTKKLASYADCYVNDAFGTAHRAHASTALIAKYFDVDNKMFGYLMEKEVKAVDKVLNDIKRPFTAIMGGSKVSSKIEIIENLLSKVDNLIIAGGMTYTFTKAMGGKIGISICEDDKLDLALDLIKKAKEKGVNLVLAVDAKIADAFSNDANTKFCPVDEIPDGWEGLDIGPKTEEIFANVIKESKTILWNGPTGVFEFENFTHGSRTVGEAIVEATKNGAFSLVGGGDSVACVNKFGLASGVSYVSTGGGALLEAIEGKILPGIAAIQE from the coding sequence ATGCAGACAATTGACAAATTCAATTTTGCCGGTAAAAAGGCATTTGTTCGCGTGGACTTCAATGTGCCCCTGGACGAAAACTTCAACATTACAGATGACACTCGTATGCGTGCAGCTCTTCCTACTTTGAAGAAGATTCTGGCAGACGGCGGTAGCATTATCATTGGCTCTCACTTGGGCCGTCCGAAAGGCGTTGCCGATAAATTTTCTTTGAAACATATCATCAAGCACCTGTCTGAATTACTGGGCGTTGAAGTTCAGTTTGCTAATGACTGCATGGGTGAAGAAGCTGCTGTAAAAGCTGCTGCTCTGCAACCGGGCGAAGTTCTGTTGCTCGAAAATCTTCGTTTCTATGCTGAGGAAGAAGGCAAACCAAGAGGTTTGGCAGAAGACGCAACAGACGAAGAAAAAGCTGCTGCCAAGAAGGCTGTAAAAGAAAGCCAGAAAGAATTTACCAAGAAATTGGCTTCTTACGCTGACTGCTACGTAAACGACGCATTCGGTACTGCTCACCGTGCTCATGCTTCTACAGCATTGATTGCTAAATATTTCGATGTGGACAACAAGATGTTCGGTTACCTGATGGAGAAAGAAGTGAAAGCTGTTGATAAAGTATTGAACGACATCAAACGTCCGTTCACTGCTATCATGGGTGGTTCTAAAGTTTCTTCTAAAATCGAAATCATCGAAAACCTGTTGAGCAAGGTGGACAACCTGATTATCGCAGGTGGTATGACTTATACATTTACTAAAGCTATGGGCGGCAAGATCGGTATCTCTATCTGTGAGGACGACAAACTCGACCTGGCTTTGGACTTGATCAAGAAAGCAAAAGAAAAAGGCGTAAACCTTGTTTTGGCTGTTGACGCCAAGATTGCTGACGCTTTCTCTAACGATGCAAATACCAAATTCTGTCCGGTTGACGAAATTCCTGACGGATGGGAAGGTCTTGACATCGGTCCTAAGACTGAAGAAATCTTCGCTAACGTTATCAAAGAATCAAAGACTATTCTTTGGAACGGTCCTACGGGCGTATTCGAATTTGAAAACTTCACTCACGGCTCACGTACAGTAGGTGAAGCTATCGTTGAAGCAACCAAGAACGGCGCTTTCTCACTTGTTGGTGGTGGTGACTCTGTAGCTTGTGTCAACAAGTTCGGTTTGGCTAGCGGTGTATCTTATGTTTCAACTGGTGGTGGCGCATTGCTCGAAGCAATCGAAGGAAAAATTCTTCCGGGTATCGCTGCTATTCAAGAATAA
- the nth gene encoding endonuclease III: MRKKERYEKVIAWFQENVPVAETELHYNNPFELLIAVILSAQCTDKRVNIITPPLYRDFPTPEALAATTPEVVFEYIRSVSYPNNKAKHLVGMAKMLVNDFNSQVPDNMEDLIKLPGVGRKTANVIQSVVFNKAAMAVDTHVFRVSHRIGLVPDSCTTPFSVEKELMKNIPENIIPIAHHWLILHGRYVCQARTPKCDTCGLQMMCKYFCNTYKVTKETPKGKNK, from the coding sequence ATGAGAAAGAAAGAACGTTATGAGAAAGTAATCGCCTGGTTTCAGGAAAACGTGCCCGTGGCCGAAACTGAATTACATTACAATAACCCGTTTGAGTTGCTGATTGCCGTAATTCTTTCCGCACAATGTACGGACAAGCGGGTGAATATAATCACTCCGCCTTTGTACAGAGATTTCCCGACGCCGGAAGCTCTTGCGGCCACTACGCCGGAAGTGGTTTTCGAATATATCCGAAGTGTGTCTTATCCGAATAATAAGGCTAAACACCTGGTGGGAATGGCGAAGATGCTGGTAAATGACTTCAATAGCCAGGTGCCGGACAATATGGAGGACTTGATAAAACTACCTGGTGTGGGGAGAAAGACGGCGAATGTCATTCAGTCCGTGGTATTCAACAAGGCTGCCATGGCGGTGGATACGCATGTGTTCCGCGTCAGTCACCGCATCGGGTTGGTGCCGGACAGTTGCACGACTCCGTTCAGTGTAGAAAAGGAATTAATGAAGAATATTCCGGAAAATATCATACCTATCGCCCATCACTGGCTCATCCTGCACGGCCGTTATGTTTGTCAGGCACGCACTCCCAAATGTGACACCTGTGGTTTGCAAATGATGTGCAAATATTTCTGCAACACTTATAAAGTTACAAAAGAGACACCAAAAGGCAAGAATAAATAA
- a CDS encoding AAA family ATPase yields the protein MERKLTIRNFGAITSADIVLKDLNIFIGEQGAGKSTVAKLITLFENYENQPSEKESDSLMTKFAEFNIISYFNPDSYINYTSGKGSITYEEGSFRFNLLTNPVNHNLYIPAERFFISTFSRSIATLVLAKAPIPLTLLEFASLYEKAKNQFANYQIPIFNMIFQVRETSENLVLIDHDKVIPFKDASSGIQSVIPLLMVIDYITKEQPNTHFVIEEPELNLFPETQVNLLHHMVDKCRQLTVTTHSPYLLSALNNMIEAGNILKLHPEKEEEIAAVIPKECWVDFDRITAYKIENGTIVSILDEEFAIIVADQIDATSDEQSRIFSALLDLE from the coding sequence ATGGAGCGTAAACTTACCATTCGTAACTTTGGAGCAATCACTTCAGCAGATATTGTCTTGAAGGATCTCAATATATTCATAGGTGAGCAAGGAGCCGGAAAAAGTACAGTAGCCAAATTGATCACTCTATTTGAGAATTATGAAAACCAGCCCTCGGAAAAAGAATCAGACAGTTTAATGACAAAGTTTGCCGAGTTCAATATCATTTCATATTTCAACCCGGACAGTTATATCAATTATACTTCCGGAAAAGGCAGCATCACTTATGAAGAGGGTTCTTTTAGATTCAATCTTCTGACGAATCCGGTTAATCATAACTTGTACATTCCGGCAGAACGTTTTTTTATCAGCACATTTTCCCGTTCCATAGCTACTTTAGTCTTGGCTAAGGCTCCCATACCATTGACATTATTGGAATTTGCTTCACTTTATGAAAAAGCAAAGAACCAATTTGCCAACTACCAGATTCCAATCTTCAATATGATATTTCAGGTTCGGGAAACAAGTGAGAACCTGGTATTAATAGACCACGATAAAGTTATCCCGTTCAAAGATGCGTCGTCAGGCATTCAGTCTGTCATACCTTTATTAATGGTTATAGATTACATAACCAAAGAACAGCCGAATACTCATTTTGTAATAGAAGAGCCGGAACTTAATCTTTTTCCTGAGACTCAAGTTAATTTATTGCATCACATGGTAGATAAATGTCGCCAACTGACAGTAACGACACACAGCCCATATCTATTATCCGCTTTAAACAATATGATAGAAGCCGGCAATATACTTAAATTACATCCGGAAAAAGAAGAAGAAATTGCAGCAGTCATCCCCAAAGAGTGTTGGGTTGACTTTGACAGAATCACAGCCTACAAGATAGAAAATGGAACTATCGTATCTATTTTAGATGAAGAGTTTGCTATCATTGTCGCCGACCAGATAGATGCTACTTCGGATGAACAAAGCAGGATTTTCTCCGCATTATTAGATTTAGAATAA
- a CDS encoding MFS transporter, translating into MKDRLITSSYCFILAANFLLYFGFWLLIPVLPFYLSEFFQAGNSTIGIVLSCYTVAALCIRPFSGYLLDTFARKPLYLFAYFIFMMMFGGYLIAGSLTLFIIFRIIHGVSFGMVTVGGNTVVIDIMPSSRRGEGLGYYGLTNNMAMSIGPMFGLFLHDAGVSFSTIFCYALSSCILGFLSASLVKTPYKPPVKREPISLDRFILLKGMPAGLSLLLLSIPYGMTTNYVAMYAHEIGLRTQTGFFFTFMAVGMAISRIFSGKLVDRGKITQVIVAGLYLVVCSFFLLSACVYLIQWNDTACTILFFGIALLMGVGFGIMFPAFNTLFVNLAPNSQRGTATSTYLTSWDVGIGIGMLVGGYIAEISTFDKAYLFGACLTVVSAIYFKIKVTPHYHKNKLR; encoded by the coding sequence ATGAAGGATAGACTCATTACTTCCAGTTATTGTTTTATCTTGGCAGCCAACTTCCTGCTCTACTTCGGTTTTTGGTTGTTGATTCCTGTTTTGCCGTTCTATTTATCCGAATTCTTCCAAGCCGGAAACTCGACTATTGGTATCGTGCTTTCCTGCTATACGGTGGCAGCACTCTGCATCCGTCCGTTTTCCGGTTATCTGCTCGATACTTTTGCCCGCAAACCTCTCTATCTTTTCGCTTACTTCATCTTTATGATGATGTTTGGCGGTTATCTCATTGCCGGTTCGCTTACCTTATTTATTATATTCCGAATCATACACGGCGTTTCGTTCGGGATGGTCACGGTAGGTGGAAATACGGTGGTAATCGACATTATGCCTTCTTCGCGCAGAGGGGAAGGATTAGGTTATTACGGGCTTACAAACAATATGGCGATGTCCATCGGGCCGATGTTCGGATTGTTCCTGCATGATGCGGGAGTGTCTTTTTCCACAATCTTCTGTTATGCGCTCAGTTCCTGTATTTTGGGCTTTTTATCCGCAAGCTTGGTGAAGACGCCTTATAAGCCCCCTGTGAAACGGGAGCCTATTTCACTCGACCGCTTTATCCTGTTGAAGGGAATGCCTGCGGGACTTAGCCTGCTATTGCTTTCCATTCCTTACGGTATGACTACCAATTATGTGGCAATGTATGCCCATGAGATAGGGCTTCGCACACAAACGGGATTCTTCTTTACCTTTATGGCAGTCGGTATGGCCATCTCCCGGATATTCTCGGGGAAACTGGTAGACCGGGGGAAAATCACGCAGGTAATAGTAGCCGGATTATATTTGGTGGTTTGCAGCTTTTTCCTGCTTTCGGCCTGTGTGTATCTGATTCAGTGGAATGATACGGCCTGCACGATTCTGTTTTTCGGTATCGCACTGTTGATGGGTGTCGGATTCGGGATTATGTTTCCGGCATTCAATACGCTGTTTGTGAATCTTGCGCCCAACAGCCAGCGGGGAACAGCCACTTCGACCTATCTCACGTCCTGGGATGTGGGAATCGGTATCGGTATGCTGGTCGGGGGATATATTGCGGAAATCAGCACATTTGACAAAGCCTATCTCTTCGGAGCCTGCCTGACGGTGGTTTCCGCTATCTATTTTAAAATCAAAGTAACGCCTCATTACCATAAAAACAAACTACGATGA
- a CDS encoding energy transducer TonB: MKKIVFTLLLLTLSFRLVAQIDYLEPVRPFSTYKGELGEYYRNVFSLLNTGFQKQPYGRFVAIPSFSPEYAMSVEKKNGRYSLISNTLSRTYWQAEKGTVGVDTKSVVISASLYQSLGAIFRLVTEQIQDLDGSSTGLDGIVYYFFSTDAKGKEQMGRKWSPAKGTLMERLVLVCQSAYMLSKGENISEPTLAEEAAALLRTLQQRSNAEPDAYKKPMYVGIYQVGPRSKTLSGKDVEELAHFSDMSVEEYIAGQMIYPESLLEKNVSGYVLCEFTIDKEGVILRPHILRSTHPEFAEEALRIVKGMPKWSPALVGGKPSDSNYTLYIPFRPKSYRAK, encoded by the coding sequence ATGAAAAAGATTGTTTTCACTCTTCTGCTTTTGACCCTCTCTTTCCGCCTTGTGGCTCAAATTGATTATTTGGAGCCGGTGCGACCTTTTTCTACTTACAAAGGTGAGTTGGGCGAATATTATCGTAATGTGTTTTCTTTACTAAATACAGGCTTTCAGAAACAACCCTATGGACGTTTTGTAGCTATTCCTTCCTTTTCTCCCGAATATGCAATGTCGGTCGAGAAGAAGAACGGGCGTTATTCCCTGATTTCAAATACGCTGTCGCGCACCTACTGGCAAGCGGAGAAAGGGACAGTGGGAGTGGATACTAAATCGGTAGTAATCAGTGCATCCCTTTATCAGTCTTTAGGAGCTATTTTCCGTCTAGTCACCGAGCAAATACAGGATTTGGATGGTTCCAGCACCGGTTTGGACGGAATTGTCTATTATTTCTTTTCTACTGACGCGAAAGGGAAAGAGCAGATGGGGCGAAAGTGGTCGCCTGCCAAAGGAACTTTGATGGAACGCCTTGTGTTGGTTTGCCAGTCGGCATATATGTTGTCCAAAGGTGAGAATATTTCGGAGCCGACTTTGGCGGAAGAAGCTGCCGCCTTATTGAGAACGTTGCAACAACGCAGCAACGCAGAACCGGATGCTTACAAGAAACCGATGTATGTCGGTATTTATCAGGTAGGGCCCCGTTCAAAAACACTTTCCGGAAAAGATGTGGAAGAATTGGCTCACTTCTCGGACATGAGTGTGGAAGAATACATTGCCGGTCAAATGATTTATCCGGAAAGTCTTTTAGAAAAGAATGTCTCGGGTTATGTCCTGTGTGAGTTTACTATTGACAAAGAGGGAGTTATCCTTCGTCCTCATATCTTGCGCTCCACCCATCCGGAATTTGCGGAAGAAGCTCTCCGTATTGTAAAAGGGATGCCGAAATGGTCACCTGCACTTGTCGGGGGAAAGCCCTCGGATAGCAATTATACCCTGTATATTCCTTTCCGACCAAAGAGCTATCGTGCCAAATAA
- the ruvC gene encoding crossover junction endodeoxyribonuclease RuvC, with protein sequence MIQPVKEKIILGIDPGTTIMGYGVLRIKGTKPEMIAMGIIDLRKFANHYLKLRHIHERVLGIIESYLPDELAIEAPFFGKNVQSMLKLGRAQGVAMAAALSRDIPITEYAPLKIKMAITGNGQASKEQVADMLQRMLRLSKEDMPVFMDATDGLAAAYCHFLQMGRPAVEKGYSSWKDFIAKNPDKVK encoded by the coding sequence GTGATTCAGCCGGTAAAGGAAAAGATAATTCTGGGAATTGACCCCGGTACGACAATCATGGGATATGGAGTTCTAAGAATAAAAGGAACCAAACCGGAAATGATTGCTATGGGGATTATCGACTTGCGCAAGTTTGCCAATCACTACTTGAAACTACGCCATATCCACGAACGGGTATTGGGCATTATAGAAAGTTATCTGCCTGACGAACTGGCTATTGAAGCTCCTTTTTTCGGTAAGAATGTCCAGTCTATGTTGAAGCTGGGACGTGCGCAGGGGGTAGCGATGGCGGCAGCATTGAGCCGTGACATCCCTATCACCGAATACGCCCCTTTGAAAATAAAGATGGCTATTACCGGAAACGGACAAGCGTCGAAAGAGCAGGTGGCGGATATGTTACAGCGGATGCTTCGTCTCTCGAAAGAGGACATGCCTGTCTTCATGGATGCAACGGATGGTCTCGCTGCTGCCTACTGCCATTTTCTGCAAATGGGACGTCCTGCCGTAGAGAAAGGATATAGCAGTTGGAAGGATTTTATAGCGAAGAATCCGGATAAGGTAAAGTGA